The Conexivisphaera calida genome includes a region encoding these proteins:
- a CDS encoding glycoside hydrolase family 15 protein produces MVRYTPLGNGRVIVAFDPNHWVVDFYYSKAARDNHSVGHPFMFGISVDGRFRWLDGSTLREMDYAGDTMVSRALYAPEDMGVEIVTKDFVDLLEDVYARLVTVRDLSGSRRKFSAFMHQNFYIYGNDIGDTGIYDPALNAVIHYKGARYFLASAIGEDGRGIDQYAVGIKEHGGLAGTWKDAEDGRLSMNPVANGSVDSVIGYSAELEPHGSRSFFYFVACGPDMRSVASLGGGLNWSRLVSMLRRTSNYWDYWSSRRSIRLGGDYPYLFKRSLFILATHLNAAGGIAASLDSDQLKVNRDGYYYVWPRDGAIAAYALSMAGHSSTAMRFFDLMNSSISDEGYLHHKYYVDGKLASTWLPMVIRGRTIMNIQEDETALVVWSLGEYVRRRNDVALLAPYYEGLVVKAADFMSGFVGDDGLPRESYDLWEERYGIHAHTVATVYAALESAAWMAGLFGEDDRASKYRSAASRMRGAFVDRFYSKDVGRFARAIIDGRPDFTLDSALLAVPLMGLLDPSDPRVSSTVDQLRSRLWVRGIGGLARYEGDQYMRVRDDPTIPGNPWVITTLWLARYYLRVGDVPRAMEAMRWVSSHAQGSGVLSEQVNPYDGSPLSASPLAWAHAELLITAVEMDERLSGFPQGVSSAAGGDGL; encoded by the coding sequence ATGGTCCGCTACACGCCCCTGGGAAACGGCCGCGTGATAGTCGCGTTCGATCCCAACCACTGGGTCGTCGACTTCTACTACTCGAAGGCCGCCCGCGACAACCACTCCGTGGGCCACCCCTTCATGTTCGGGATCTCCGTGGACGGAAGGTTCCGCTGGCTCGACGGGTCCACGCTCAGGGAGATGGACTACGCGGGGGACACAATGGTGTCCCGGGCCCTCTACGCGCCGGAGGACATGGGCGTGGAGATCGTGACGAAGGACTTCGTGGACCTCCTGGAGGACGTCTACGCGAGGCTCGTGACCGTGAGGGACCTCTCGGGCTCCAGGAGGAAGTTCTCCGCCTTCATGCACCAGAACTTCTACATCTACGGCAACGACATAGGGGACACGGGCATCTACGACCCGGCGCTGAACGCGGTCATACACTACAAGGGCGCCCGCTACTTCCTGGCATCGGCGATAGGCGAGGACGGGAGGGGGATAGATCAGTACGCGGTCGGGATAAAGGAGCACGGGGGGCTGGCGGGCACGTGGAAGGACGCCGAGGACGGGAGGCTCTCCATGAACCCCGTGGCGAACGGATCCGTCGACTCCGTCATAGGTTACTCGGCCGAGCTCGAGCCCCACGGCTCCAGGTCCTTCTTCTACTTCGTCGCCTGCGGCCCCGACATGAGGTCCGTCGCGTCCCTCGGCGGGGGTCTCAACTGGTCCAGGCTCGTCTCGATGCTCAGGAGGACCTCCAACTACTGGGACTACTGGTCCTCCAGGAGGTCCATAAGGCTCGGCGGCGACTACCCGTACCTCTTCAAGCGCTCCCTCTTCATACTCGCCACCCACCTGAACGCGGCCGGCGGAATAGCCGCGTCCCTCGACAGCGACCAGCTCAAGGTGAACCGCGACGGCTACTACTACGTCTGGCCCAGGGACGGCGCGATAGCCGCGTACGCCCTCAGCATGGCGGGCCACAGCTCCACCGCGATGCGCTTCTTCGACCTGATGAACTCCTCCATCTCCGACGAGGGGTACCTCCACCACAAGTACTACGTCGACGGGAAGCTCGCGAGCACATGGCTCCCCATGGTCATCAGGGGCCGCACGATAATGAACATACAGGAGGACGAGACCGCGCTGGTCGTCTGGTCCCTCGGCGAGTACGTGAGGAGGCGCAACGACGTCGCGCTCCTAGCTCCCTACTACGAGGGCCTGGTCGTCAAGGCCGCGGACTTCATGTCCGGGTTCGTGGGCGACGACGGGCTCCCCAGGGAGAGCTACGACCTCTGGGAGGAGCGCTACGGGATCCACGCGCACACGGTTGCCACCGTCTACGCGGCGCTGGAGTCGGCGGCCTGGATGGCCGGCCTCTTCGGCGAGGACGACCGCGCCTCCAAGTACAGGTCCGCCGCCTCCAGGATGAGGGGCGCATTCGTGGACAGGTTCTACTCGAAGGACGTGGGAAGGTTCGCCCGCGCGATCATAGACGGCAGGCCGGACTTCACGCTCGACAGCGCCCTCCTCGCGGTGCCCCTCATGGGGCTCCTGGACCCGTCGGATCCGCGCGTCAGCTCCACCGTCGACCAGCTCAGGTCCAGGCTCTGGGTCCGGGGGATCGGGGGACTGGCGAGGTACGAGGGCGACCAGTACATGAGGGTCAGGGATGACCCCACCATACCCGGGAATCCATGGGTGATAACCACCCTCTGGCTCGCGAGGTACTACCTCAGGGTGGGGGACGTCCCGCGCGCCATGGAGGCCATGAGGTGGGTGTCATCGCACGCTCAGGGGTCCGGGGTCCTCTCGGAGCAGGTGAACCCGTACGACGGATCCCCGCTCTCGGCCTCCCCGCTCGCGTGGGCGCACGCGGAGCTCCTGATAACGGCCGTGGAGATGGACGAGAGGCTCTCCGGGTTCCCGCAAGGTGTATCTAGCGCGGCGGGCGGGGATGGGCTGTGA
- a CDS encoding glucose 1-dehydrogenase has translation MRAISIKVGTPGASLVEVPEPQRRKGEVLLRTLYTGICGTDRGLVGNQLSFARPPPGSTSLIIGHEALARVEDVDPGIKLRKGSLVVPMVRRPGKCLNCLIGRQDNCSDGDFVEAGIRGLDGFMRDYFTDDPTYLVRVEDESLGMLAVLTEPLKNIVKAYDVYDLVSRRAITNCRDGSRSCLTVTIAGAGPIGMLFAMMFNSVGMDVKIFSRHDPDGTLSEMASKIGAEYFVREDRSKPIPPSDVFVETSGSPNVAMDGIRALRPNGVAILFGTAPSGSEPVSGQDVIDIVERNITVIGTVDGAKEHYIRALSYLSSWKDSYPGVLKSMITAIVPPEEAPPILAEKPRGEIKSVIKWE, from the coding sequence GTGAGAGCCATATCGATAAAGGTCGGAACTCCGGGGGCATCCCTCGTCGAGGTGCCCGAGCCCCAGAGGAGGAAGGGGGAGGTCCTCCTGAGGACCCTCTACACGGGGATCTGCGGCACCGACAGGGGGCTCGTGGGGAACCAGCTCTCGTTCGCGCGCCCTCCACCGGGATCCACCTCGCTCATAATAGGCCACGAGGCGCTAGCCAGGGTGGAGGACGTCGACCCCGGGATAAAGCTCAGGAAGGGCTCGCTCGTCGTGCCGATGGTCAGGAGGCCCGGGAAGTGCCTGAACTGCCTGATAGGGAGGCAGGACAACTGCAGCGACGGGGACTTCGTGGAGGCCGGGATAAGGGGCCTCGACGGGTTCATGAGGGACTACTTCACGGACGACCCCACGTATCTGGTGCGCGTGGAGGACGAGTCCCTCGGCATGCTGGCGGTGCTCACGGAGCCCCTCAAGAACATAGTGAAGGCCTACGACGTCTACGACCTCGTGTCCAGGAGGGCGATAACGAACTGCAGGGACGGATCCCGCTCCTGCCTCACCGTGACCATAGCCGGGGCTGGCCCCATAGGGATGCTCTTCGCCATGATGTTCAACTCCGTCGGGATGGACGTGAAGATATTCAGCAGGCACGACCCGGACGGGACCCTCTCCGAGATGGCCTCCAAGATAGGCGCCGAGTACTTCGTGCGCGAGGACAGGTCGAAGCCGATACCCCCCTCCGACGTGTTCGTGGAGACGTCCGGGAGCCCGAACGTGGCGATGGACGGGATCAGGGCCCTCAGGCCGAACGGCGTCGCGATACTCTTCGGCACCGCGCCGTCGGGGTCCGAGCCGGTGAGCGGCCAGGACGTGATAGACATCGTGGAGAGGAACATAACGGTGATCGGGACCGTGGACGGGGCGAAGGAGCACTACATAAGGGCGCTCAGCTACCTGTCCAGCTGGAAGGACTCCTATCCCGGGGTGCTCAAGTCGATGATAACCGCGATCGTGCCCCCCGAGGAGGCCCCTCCGATCCTGGCGGAGAAGCCCAGGGGCGAGATAAAGTCGGTGATAAAGTGGGAGTGA
- a CDS encoding cyclase family protein, with protein MAADADRRVELHGSRVIDLTHEMYHGMPSWPTNSRFCVEDAKLMEVDGYRLRDIHMNTHHGTHMDAPSHMLEDGDPISAIDPGRLMGDGLVIDLTHKGDGEPITREDLREFEPEIRRGDMLFMHTGWDLLRGINRRYLFMWPYLSVDGARYLVERGVSLVATEAMSIGGWGDRTPTMGPITDTGTEVHRILLSNGVLIIEEVANLEEVLAGRRYARAQFVALPMKLRDLDGAPTRVIAIVD; from the coding sequence ATGGCGGCCGATGCCGATCGCAGGGTGGAGCTGCACGGCTCCAGGGTCATCGACCTGACCCACGAGATGTACCACGGGATGCCATCGTGGCCCACCAACAGCCGCTTCTGCGTCGAGGACGCCAAGCTGATGGAGGTCGACGGCTACAGGCTCAGGGACATACACATGAACACCCACCACGGGACCCACATGGACGCCCCATCCCACATGCTGGAGGACGGGGACCCCATAAGCGCGATAGATCCCGGGAGGCTCATGGGCGACGGGCTGGTCATCGACCTCACCCACAAGGGGGACGGGGAGCCCATAACGAGGGAGGACCTCCGCGAGTTCGAGCCCGAGATCCGGAGGGGGGACATGCTCTTCATGCACACAGGGTGGGACCTCCTCAGGGGGATAAACAGGAGGTACCTCTTCATGTGGCCCTACCTCTCGGTGGACGGCGCGAGGTACCTCGTGGAGAGGGGGGTCTCCCTCGTCGCCACCGAGGCGATGAGCATAGGCGGGTGGGGGGACAGGACCCCGACCATGGGCCCGATAACGGACACCGGGACGGAGGTCCACCGGATACTCCTCTCGAACGGGGTGCTGATAATAGAGGAGGTGGCGAACCTGGAGGAGGTCCTGGCCGGCCGCAGGTACGCGCGCGCCCAGTTCGTGGCCCTCCCCATGAAGCTCCGCGACCTCGACGGCGCCCCAACGAGGGTCATAGCGATAGTCGACTGA
- a CDS encoding pyridoxal-phosphate dependent enzyme, translating to MGADHPGSGGGGRVDTVCMACGERSPGVHLRCPRCGGPAILEIEGIRWDVRRDVPSMWRYESMLPAVRRRVSLGEGVTPIRRVGDAHVKLEGRNPTGSYADRASSVMASHIASEGGRGEVAVEYSEDFAYSVARYLRGISDVEVAIPDPSRVDPQEVVALVEMGARVRFGRTGRELGYANSLSVEGLKTIALEVIEKSPRVERIVVPAETGLLALSIWKGLRDAEEAGAGVDLEVDAAILRGSGTPDVLSRIGGVSVHEVDPEDAVRGLVELARAGIRAKVLSAAAFALAEELGRGLAVVTASQRRPQVHRRGESALMADVARAVGEMGEASAYDLWRELRRYTLRGIYKAVEALEAEGELCARHVVRGGRKVRVYSRCVDGEDK from the coding sequence ATGGGCGCGGACCATCCCGGCTCCGGCGGGGGCGGGCGCGTGGACACGGTCTGCATGGCCTGCGGCGAGAGGAGCCCCGGCGTTCACCTGCGCTGCCCCAGGTGCGGCGGCCCCGCGATACTGGAGATAGAGGGCATCAGGTGGGACGTGAGGCGCGACGTCCCGAGCATGTGGAGGTACGAGTCGATGCTCCCGGCGGTGCGCAGGAGGGTATCGCTGGGGGAGGGGGTGACCCCCATCAGGAGGGTGGGGGACGCGCACGTGAAGCTGGAGGGGAGGAACCCCACGGGGAGCTACGCGGACAGGGCCTCCTCGGTCATGGCGAGCCACATTGCGTCGGAGGGGGGCCGGGGGGAGGTCGCGGTGGAGTACTCGGAGGACTTCGCGTACTCCGTGGCCAGGTACCTGAGGGGGATCTCGGACGTGGAGGTCGCGATACCGGATCCGTCCAGGGTGGACCCGCAGGAGGTGGTGGCGCTCGTCGAGATGGGCGCCAGGGTGAGATTCGGGCGCACGGGGAGGGAGCTGGGGTACGCGAACTCGCTCTCCGTTGAGGGGCTGAAGACGATAGCGCTCGAGGTCATCGAGAAGTCCCCCCGCGTGGAGCGCATCGTGGTGCCCGCGGAGACGGGGCTCCTGGCGCTCTCGATATGGAAGGGGCTGAGGGACGCGGAGGAGGCCGGGGCAGGGGTGGATCTGGAGGTGGACGCCGCGATCCTGAGGGGATCCGGGACGCCGGACGTCCTGTCCCGCATCGGCGGGGTCTCGGTGCACGAGGTCGATCCGGAGGACGCGGTCAGGGGGCTCGTGGAGCTGGCGAGGGCCGGGATAAGGGCGAAGGTGCTCTCCGCCGCCGCCTTCGCGCTCGCGGAGGAGCTGGGGAGGGGGCTGGCGGTCGTCACGGCCTCCCAGCGCAGGCCCCAGGTCCATCGCCGCGGGGAGTCGGCGCTCATGGCGGACGTGGCGCGGGCCGTGGGGGAGATGGGGGAGGCGTCCGCGTACGACCTGTGGAGGGAGCTGAGGAGGTACACCCTGAGGGGGATCTACAAGGCGGTCGAGGCCCTGGAGGCCGAGGGGGAGCTGTGCGCGCGCCACGTCGTGAGGGGTGGAAGGAAGGTGAGGGTCTACTCCAGGTGCGTCGACGGGGAAGATAAGTAG